The stretch of DNA CTATATTTATAGTGTTATTAGATTTTTTAAAAAATATATTGTCAAATTCTTTGGAGAGTTTGGTCTCTTTATTTATTTCTAAAAAAGTTTTATAGGAAATAATTTCTTTCTTTTTAATTGGGTTTTTACTGTGTGAGTGATTTTCAGATTCCTCAATAATATCATCTAAATCGTTTTCACATGAATAGTGTACAAATAAAATAGATAATACTAACAATAGGATAATTTTCTTCATAGGTTAAGTTTTTATTAGGTTTTCCTCAAACCTAAATAAAAATATTCTATTAAAAAAAATAAGTTTTAATCTAAGGCTTTAAAGAATAGATTTCAATATTTTCAAGTGGATTTTTTTAATCCTTAATGTCCATTACGTCACGTAAAACATTCCCGAAAATATTGAAGCCTAAAACCAAAAACATAATGGCTAAACCTGGTAGAATCGCTAAATGTTGTTTGCCAAGAATTATGTGGCTATAATGTTCTTTGATGATATTACCCCAAGATGGCGTTGGCGGTTGTGCGCCAATACCCAAGAAGCTCAAGCCACTTTCGACCAAAATAGCCGATGCAAAATTAGCGGCCGAAATCACAATAACGGGAGCAATGACATTGGGGAGAATCTGATGAAAAATAATTCGGTAATCTGAAAAACCTAGAGCACGAGCAGCTTCTACAAACTCTTTTTCTCTAAAAGATATAAACTGTCCACGCACAACACGGGCAACTTCTACCCACATGGTCAATCCTACCGCAATAAAAATTTGCCAAAAACCTTTCCCAATTGCTAAAGTAATTGCGATGACCAATAAAAGCGTTGGAATCGACCAAACGACATTGATGAGCCACATGATGAGGTTGTCTAACCAACCACGATAATAACCTGCAAGTGCGCCTAAACTTATCCCGACAACTAAGGAAATGAAAACAGCAACAAAGCCAATTAGAAAAGAAATTCTTGTACCAATTACCAAACGCGAAAAGAAGTCTCGTCCGTAACTATCGGTACCCAGAAAATAAGTTTTCTGGAAAATATATTTTTTTTCTATTTCGTTTATCGGTATGTGGTGATGTGTCCAAATGTCGAGTGGAATTTCTACTTTTTCGCCTTGTAAACCCTCGCCAAGAAAAGGAATATACGTAACTTTTTGCTTGTCGATCGAATAACTCACAATGCTAATTTGTTCCGAATCGATTTCTTTCCCGAAAAACAAATCGTGAATAGAGTAGGATTTCGTATAGTTTTCGAGCGGAATTTCGAGGGTCAATTGTTGGTATCCCATCGGTGCGTAGGCAATAGTAAGATCCTGACGATTGGCATTTTTAGTTTTGTCTGTTGCAATAAAATAAGCGAAAACAGTAACCAAAGCAGCTACTGCTATAACAGCAAAAGAAAGAATCCCGAGAGGATTCTTTCTTAGTTTTCTGATTGTTGTCGCTGTAAAAGAACCTTGATTGTTCTCCATTCTTTATTTTCTTAAATCGCGTAAAACATTAATCGACTCTTCTACATAAAGATCTTTTTGTAAACCTTTGTGCCAGTTTTCTCGTCGAGTTTTCAACACTGTGTCGTTTTTAGTCAATGCTTGTTCGCGAGCAGTATTCGAGAAAGTTAAATTGTTTTTGTATTTGTCTAAAACATCAAAACGTTCGATTGATTTTTCTCGTTGTTCTCTGAATTTTCTGTATTCTTCTATATTTAGAGGTATAGTTTTGGTGTTGTCTAACGATTTCATA from Weeksella virosa DSM 16922 encodes:
- a CDS encoding ABC transporter permease — protein: MENNQGSFTATTIRKLRKNPLGILSFAVIAVAALVTVFAYFIATDKTKNANRQDLTIAYAPMGYQQLTLEIPLENYTKSYSIHDLFFGKEIDSEQISIVSYSIDKQKVTYIPFLGEGLQGEKVEIPLDIWTHHHIPINEIEKKYIFQKTYFLGTDSYGRDFFSRLVIGTRISFLIGFVAVFISLVVGISLGALAGYYRGWLDNLIMWLINVVWSIPTLLLVIAITLAIGKGFWQIFIAVGLTMWVEVARVVRGQFISFREKEFVEAARALGFSDYRIIFHQILPNVIAPVIVISAANFASAILVESGLSFLGIGAQPPTPSWGNIIKEHYSHIILGKQHLAILPGLAIMFLVLGFNIFGNVLRDVMDIKD